From Zea mays cultivar B73 chromosome 3, Zm-B73-REFERENCE-NAM-5.0, whole genome shotgun sequence:
TTTAGATTTGTCCTAAGTCCAACTATTTCAAGTTTGACCAAACTTATATAAAAAGTACTAATGTTTATGATACCAATTAAGTTTGTTAGATTTATCATGAAATATATTTTCATATTCTACCTATTGTGTCATAAATATTGGCGTTGTTTCCTATAAATTTGGTCAAAATTGAAATGATTTGACTTTGACTTACAACAAACCTAAAATGTCAATTATTTTGGGAGAACCTAGATATATATTGTGTCATAGTAAAAGCTATGTATATACAAAAGCTAGAACGACTTACAATTAACAAATGGAGCAACATAAAAAACAGTATGTGAGAATTCACCTGGGTTGTGTTTTCAAGGTAGTGGTGGTCTAGAGGACATTGCAGAACATCaaagtgtttgaaacattcagaaTGTACAGGATTATCAGCCATAACCACATCTACAGACTTCTCGACAGAAGAATCATTTTCTATGACTGCAGCATGCTCTGGTGATTCCACATGATTCTTATTACACTTATCAATGTCATCACCAATTTCTGAAATCTCATTAGACCAGTGAGACTCAACTTCATCCATAGCATCTGATGATCCATCTAAATGCCTTCTACCTCGAGCAAAGAGATCACTCGCCAGTCGGGTCACAAACTCAAAAGCAACTGAAAGGGGACCAGTTGCAACAGAACTTCCATCCTGGGAGCTGAATGAACCATTTTCCCTTCCAATGCTATTCTCAGGTACATTTTGCGAATCACCCTGAAAGAGGATAGGAATCAATAATATAAAGAACAAGAGGAAACTAAAAGGCGTTTCAGAGATATAACTGATCAAAATAACTAATGATAATGCCAGCCAGCAGTTGAGAATACCTTTGCAGAATCATGAAGTACATCCATTTCGTTGTCATCAACAGTCTCCCAGCTAGAACCATCAGAGGCTGTTCCATCATCTAGTGAGGCACCATCATCTTCACGACCAACAACATATATTTCATGAGGACCAACCTGAGAACATTAAAACAAATATAGGTAACACATGAAGCTGCAAATAGTCAAGTCAGGTGGTAAAAGAAAATGATTAAGGTAGACAAGCATGAATAGATTGACAAAGCAAAAAGATTCAACTAACAGTTTTTGACAGAATAAACTCCTAACGCTAGTTCACATAAACAATAGTGTTTAGCGTATTAGCTGTGAAATACCTTAGAAATCGATCCATCACCCCAAATGACTTCAATCTCACCGTCTTGAAAGCCAACTATATTTCCAGCCCAAGAGAGGCTTGTAAACTGCAAGCAGGATTCCTTCTGTGAAAGCTGTTCGTCTGCACTAGTATCAGGGGGTGCAGAATATGAAGCAGCAAATCCTTCCGAGGAATCTAACGTCTTATCCAGTTCCATTTGTTCCTTGCTATTGGTTGACTCAATTACCGGTTTAACAGGCGGCAAGCGGACAACAATATCTCCATAGCAATAATCATAATCTGGATGGACATCCAGTTCATATACACTCACAATTTCGTTACATGCGATCTCCTTTGGCTCCTCTGGATGTAGAGGAGGCTTAAACCATGACACAGTTGCTGTTCGGTCCTTAGCATTAACACCTCTAACAAGACCCACACGCCTTGGTTCAGAAGAATCATCAACACCAACATCATTTGTGACTTTATCCACAACATACTGCTCCGGGAAGAATTCATGTTCATTTGGACTGTGGATAGGGATCAATGCTGTTGCGGCTACTCCACATTCCTTTGTCCCATCCTGCCAGATTACATCGACTTTGGTACAAGTATTCGCAATGAGTAGAGCTCGCTCAAAGTTGTCATCTCTTTTTTTTGTTCTTTTGTCTTTTTTAAAAAATACTTTCCTAAACTTTTTTCTAGATGTTGCATTGTCCTGTGGACCCTCATTTGAGATGCTTGATGCACTAGTTCCTGTTTCTGATTCTTTGGCTATGCATGAATTATCTCCATCCGACATACTCAATACATCTGCAGTAGAATCAACATCTGTCTGCCTGTGACCTGTATCTGTATCAATCTGAGCATCAGCTTGAGATTCTGGAATACCAGACAGTGGAACTGAGTTTTCTGAGCATGTACATATCTGCCATGTATGCTTATCAGAATCAATCATGGTATCGTTAGTACATGAAGTGTATCGCTGAGAAAGACACCAGTCAGTTAATTGCCAGTTTGTATATGAGAAACGAGACAAAAGAGTAAGGTCCTCTGGGTTCTGCTCCTCTAGAGGAACAGATTGCTGATCTGTAGCAAAGTGTGCAGATGCAATCCAATAGACTAAAACAGCAACACTTTCCACTTTTGTGATAGTACCTTCAAGACGACTTGCTCTCCAAAATCCGTTAAGCCATCTGCATGTTTTGAAAACAGATGATGATGATGCCTTGACACGCTGTCCTGGATAAAAAGGACAAGCTGTATCTGGATGAATTGGGCCAGCTGCTGGCTTTAAGCACTTAGGATCTGCCCTATTGACTTTACAGACAGAGCCATCATCAAACGACACATAAACATTATCTAGCACTCCATCAACTCGACCAAGCCATAGCCCGGAGACGACATAATCACCCACATTGAATTCCCTGATTCGTCCCAACTCCTTAGATGATACACCCTTTATCATATCGCCATTGGCACCTTGCAAATCAACCACAAGATTGACATCCAAAACAAGCCCCATCTGACCAGTTGGATCTGAGGCGGAGGCAATAAAATCT
This genomic window contains:
- the LOC103651829 gene encoding probable ubiquitin-conjugating enzyme E2 23, whose amino-acid sequence is METLPNGSVNNAELNQENEKSMYASESEEARDIFVYREDVVSLKSKEDVRGVVLEVAGEYDYDGSITDDDIDTEEHEDKTAYGAENGVADGGNVSNGAEVESQSSLPDNKVRVLWIDGSEKTEDIDEVVVVDRSFLHGDFIASASDPTGQMGLVLDVNLVVDLQGANGDMIKGVSSKELGRIREFNVGDYVVSGLWLGRVDGVLDNVYVSFDDGSVCKVNRADPKCLKPAAGPIHPDTACPFYPGQRVKASSSSVFKTCRWLNGFWRASRLEGTITKVESVAVLVYWIASAHFATDQQSVPLEEQNPEDLTLLSRFSYTNWQLTDWCLSQRYTSCTNDTMIDSDKHTWQICTCSENSVPLSGIPESQADAQIDTDTGHRQTDVDSTADVLSMSDGDNSCIAKESETGTSASSISNEGPQDNATSRKKFRKVFFKKDKRTKKRDDNFERALLIANTCTKVDVIWQDGTKECGVAATALIPIHSPNEHEFFPEQYVVDKVTNDVGVDDSSEPRRVGLVRGVNAKDRTATVSWFKPPLHPEEPKEIACNEIVSVYELDVHPDYDYCYGDIVVRLPPVKPVIESTNSKEQMELDKTLDSSEGFAASYSAPPDTSADEQLSQKESCLQFTSLSWAGNIVGFQDGEIEVIWGDGSISKVGPHEIYVVGREDDGASLDDGTASDGSSWETVDDNEMDVLHDSAKGDSQNVPENSIGRENGSFSSQDGSSVATGPLSVAFEFVTRLASDLFARGRRHLDGSSDAMDEVESHWSNEISEIGDDIDKCNKNHVESPEHAAVIENDSSVEKSVDVVMADNPVHSECFKHFDVLQCPLDHHYLENTTQGTGGKKWVKKVQQEWSILEKNLPDYIYVRVFEDRMDLLRAVIVGASGTPYQDGLFFFDFHLPLEYPLVPPSAYYHSGGLRVNPNLYVDGKVCLSLLNTWTGRGNEVWDPSSSSILQVLVSLQGLVLNEKPYFNEAGYEKQVGTVEGEKNAVPYNENTYLLSVKSMLYILRRPPLHFEDFVKSHFRKRGHYILKACHAYLQGNVVGTLTDDACTTDRSKEHSSSVGFKLVLAKILPRLITALKDTGADCDQYEHLGRTETVTES